In one Acipenser ruthenus chromosome 10, fAciRut3.2 maternal haplotype, whole genome shotgun sequence genomic region, the following are encoded:
- the LOC117406089 gene encoding calcitonin gene-related peptide type 1 receptor-like isoform X2 codes for MKMEKHWVPSLLLLSSVAKLFVFAHPDANETQHSPQHVYSELGVTRNKIVTAQFECYQKIMKDTDYNKKGPLCNRTWDGWLCWDDTPAGMTSVQRCPDYFQDFDPSEKVTKICDENGNWFSHPESNRTWTNYTRCTAHTPQKVKTALNQYYLTIIGHGLSIASLLISLGIFFYFKSLSCQRITLHKNLFFSFVSNSIITIIWLTAVANNQPLVARNPVSCKVSQFIHLYLMGCNYFWMLCEGIYLHTLIVVAVFAEKQHLMWYYLLGWGFPLIPASIHAIARSLYYNDNCWISSETHLLYIIHGPICTALLVNLFFLLNIVRVLITKLKVTHQAESSLYMKAVRATLILVPLLGIQFVLFPWKPQGRVAEELYDYVMNILMHYQGLLVATIFCFFNGEVQAVLRRHWNQYRIQFGNSFSHTDTLRSASYTVSSITDVHGSMYSNDCHSEHLNGKGSHDIDTIALKSENTYA; via the exons ATGAAGATGGAGAAACACTGGGTGCCTTCTCTTTTGTTACTTAGTTCTGTTGCTAAG ctATTTGTTTTCGCCCACCCTGATGCTAACGAAACTCAACATTCCCCGCAGCATGTCTACAGTGAGCTTGGGGTCACCAGAAATAAAATAGTGACAGCGCAGTTTGAATGTTACCAGAAAATTATGAAAGACACAGATTATAACAAAAAAG GTCCTTTGTGTAACAGGACGTGGGATGGATGGCTTTGCTGGGATGACACTCCAGCAGGAATGACATCAGTACAGCGTTGTCCTGACTATTTCCAAGACTTTGACCCTTCAG AAAAAGTAACAAAGATCTGTGATGAAAATGGAAACTGGTTTTCACATCCAGAGAGCAATAGGACATGGACAAACTACACAAGATGTACTGCCCACACACCCCAGAAAGTGAAG ACGGCGCTGAATCAATATTACCTGACAATAATTGGACATGGATTATCAATAGCCTCGTTACTTATTTCTCTGGGGATATTCTTTTATTTTAA GAGTTTGAGTTGCCAAAGGATAACTCTGCATAAAAATCTGTTCTTCTCATTTGTTTCGAATTCCATCATCACCATCATTTGGTTGACAGCAGTGGCAAACAACCAGCCGCTGGTTGCAAGAAATCCA GTCAGCTGTAAAGTATCCCAATTTATTCACCTCTACTTGATGGGCTGCAACTACTTTTGGATGCTTTGTGAAGGGATATATCTCCATACACTCATTGTAGTGGCAGTGTTTGCAGAGAAACAGCACTTGATGTGGTATTATCTCCTTGGATGGG GCTTTCCACTGATACCTGCCTCTATTCATGCAATAGCCCGCAGTTTATATTATAACGATAA ttgCTGGATCAGTTCTGAAACACATCTGCTGTACATTATCCATGGGCCCATCTGTACTGCTCTACTG gtgaATCTGTTTTTCCTGCTCAACATTGTTCGTGTTCTTATCACCAAGTTGAAAGTCACACATCAGGCTGAATCCAGTCTCTATATGAAGGCTGTGAGAGCCACTCTTATTCTTGTGCCGCTGCTCGGgattcagtttgttttgtttccatggaaaccacagGGTCGCGTTGCAGAAGAGTTGTATGATTATGTGATGAATATCCTTATGCATTATCAG gGCCTGCTAGTGGCTACAATTTTCTGCTTTTTTAATGGCGAG GTGCAAGCTGTACTGAGGAGACACTGGAATCAGTACCGCATCCAGTTTGGAAACAGCTTCTCCCACACAGACACCCTGCGGTCTGCCTCCTATACAGTGTCCTCGATCACTGATGTCCATGGCAGCATGTACAGCAATGACTGCCATTCAGAGCACCTGAACGGAAAAGGATCCCATGACATCGATACCATCGCTTTAAAATCGGAAAATACCTACGCCTGA
- the LOC117406089 gene encoding calcitonin gene-related peptide type 1 receptor-like isoform X1 yields MKMEKHWVPSLLLLSSVAKLFVFAHPDANETQHSPQHVYSELGVTRNKIVTAQFECYQKIMKDTDYNKKDYFITSDKEYLLKLKGPLCNRTWDGWLCWDDTPAGMTSVQRCPDYFQDFDPSEKVTKICDENGNWFSHPESNRTWTNYTRCTAHTPQKVKTALNQYYLTIIGHGLSIASLLISLGIFFYFKSLSCQRITLHKNLFFSFVSNSIITIIWLTAVANNQPLVARNPVSCKVSQFIHLYLMGCNYFWMLCEGIYLHTLIVVAVFAEKQHLMWYYLLGWGFPLIPASIHAIARSLYYNDNCWISSETHLLYIIHGPICTALLVNLFFLLNIVRVLITKLKVTHQAESSLYMKAVRATLILVPLLGIQFVLFPWKPQGRVAEELYDYVMNILMHYQGLLVATIFCFFNGEVQAVLRRHWNQYRIQFGNSFSHTDTLRSASYTVSSITDVHGSMYSNDCHSEHLNGKGSHDIDTIALKSENTYA; encoded by the exons ATGAAGATGGAGAAACACTGGGTGCCTTCTCTTTTGTTACTTAGTTCTGTTGCTAAG ctATTTGTTTTCGCCCACCCTGATGCTAACGAAACTCAACATTCCCCGCAGCATGTCTACAGTGAGCTTGGGGTCACCAGAAATAAAATAGTGACAGCGCAGTTTGAATGTTACCAGAAAATTATGAAAGACACAGATTATAACAAAAAAG attattttattacatcGGACAAGGAATATCTCTTAAAATTAAAAG GTCCTTTGTGTAACAGGACGTGGGATGGATGGCTTTGCTGGGATGACACTCCAGCAGGAATGACATCAGTACAGCGTTGTCCTGACTATTTCCAAGACTTTGACCCTTCAG AAAAAGTAACAAAGATCTGTGATGAAAATGGAAACTGGTTTTCACATCCAGAGAGCAATAGGACATGGACAAACTACACAAGATGTACTGCCCACACACCCCAGAAAGTGAAG ACGGCGCTGAATCAATATTACCTGACAATAATTGGACATGGATTATCAATAGCCTCGTTACTTATTTCTCTGGGGATATTCTTTTATTTTAA GAGTTTGAGTTGCCAAAGGATAACTCTGCATAAAAATCTGTTCTTCTCATTTGTTTCGAATTCCATCATCACCATCATTTGGTTGACAGCAGTGGCAAACAACCAGCCGCTGGTTGCAAGAAATCCA GTCAGCTGTAAAGTATCCCAATTTATTCACCTCTACTTGATGGGCTGCAACTACTTTTGGATGCTTTGTGAAGGGATATATCTCCATACACTCATTGTAGTGGCAGTGTTTGCAGAGAAACAGCACTTGATGTGGTATTATCTCCTTGGATGGG GCTTTCCACTGATACCTGCCTCTATTCATGCAATAGCCCGCAGTTTATATTATAACGATAA ttgCTGGATCAGTTCTGAAACACATCTGCTGTACATTATCCATGGGCCCATCTGTACTGCTCTACTG gtgaATCTGTTTTTCCTGCTCAACATTGTTCGTGTTCTTATCACCAAGTTGAAAGTCACACATCAGGCTGAATCCAGTCTCTATATGAAGGCTGTGAGAGCCACTCTTATTCTTGTGCCGCTGCTCGGgattcagtttgttttgtttccatggaaaccacagGGTCGCGTTGCAGAAGAGTTGTATGATTATGTGATGAATATCCTTATGCATTATCAG gGCCTGCTAGTGGCTACAATTTTCTGCTTTTTTAATGGCGAG GTGCAAGCTGTACTGAGGAGACACTGGAATCAGTACCGCATCCAGTTTGGAAACAGCTTCTCCCACACAGACACCCTGCGGTCTGCCTCCTATACAGTGTCCTCGATCACTGATGTCCATGGCAGCATGTACAGCAATGACTGCCATTCAGAGCACCTGAACGGAAAAGGATCCCATGACATCGATACCATCGCTTTAAAATCGGAAAATACCTACGCCTGA